A single genomic interval of Asterias amurensis chromosome 1, ASM3211899v1 harbors:
- the LOC139938396 gene encoding uncharacterized protein: MNSQTKLFAICVCILSVAVLNQFCSAAAVPPKTVVPGSNVTTDDVTTVSSETTVTSEETATQEEVTGTGLSKEPAAVSFNTTTEPESSVISETPKPEVPNPQPGEPPVAPAKPDSHTQSPTRTEAKKAPEGPDGETDKIREETTSSELTTAPTKPPSPTQLPTTPVRTTNLLATTSPSTTTTELTTTAPQITTTHSPITTVATMKATSQQPTTPIPKKEVTTKHPAVTLPPPVELTTQAPPATTTLAQTTQKPQPVKTKEPHQGDDEESGDHHTHSPLTSNPETNKNDTDNSWLDKFSNNSLISKLMFPVILGVVAAFVIVCFAYGVRTCRKNKSRGRRKLMSNGQDHDMSGNFDRVQLLADSSEDEF; the protein is encoded by the exons ATGAATTCCCAAACAAAACTGTTTGCTATTTGCGTTTGCATTCTGTCTGTTGCTGTCCTAAATCAGTTTTGCTCTGCAGCAGCAGTTCCTCCTAAAACTGTCGTCCCGGGTTCAAATGTAACGACTGATGATGTAACAACAGTTTCATCAGAGACGACAGTAACAAGTGAGGAAACAGCAACACAAGAAGAGGTGACGGGTACTGGATTATCAAAGGAACCAGCAGCCGtctctttcaacacaacaacaGAACCAGAATCAAGTGTAATTTCAGAGACCCCTAAGCCAGAGGTCCCTAATCCACAACCTGGTGAACCTCCAGTAGCACCAGCAAAACCAGATTCTCATACACAATCTCCAACTCGAACAGAAGCAAAGAAGGCACCTGAAGGTCCAGATGGTGAGACAGATAAGATTCGAGAAGAGACAACAAGTTCAGAACTTACCACAGCTCCAACAAAACCACCATCGCCCACTCAACTGCCAACAACACCTGTGAGAACAACGAATCTGTTGGCAACCACATCACCTTCAACAACAACGACTGAATTgacaactacagcacctcagattACAACGACTCATTCACCAATCACAACTGTGGCGACAATGAAGGCAACATCTCAACAGCCAACAACACCAATACCAAAGAAGGAAGTCACAACGAAACACCCAGCTGTTACGCTACCACCTCCTGTGGAACTAACAACACAGGCTCCACCAGCAACAACTACTCTTGCCCAAACGACTCAAAAGCCCCAGCCAGTCAAGACCAAAGAACCACACCAAGGAGACGATGAGGAGAGTGGAGATCACCATACACATTCACCGCTCACATCTAACCCTG AAACAAATAAGAATGACACTGACAACAGTTGGTTAGACAAGTTTTCT AATAATAGCTTGATATCGAAGCTGATGTTTCCGGTCATCCTTGGTGTGGTGGCAGCGTTCGTAATCGTGTGCTTTGCCTACGGCGTCCGAACATGCAGGAAGAACAAGAGCAGAGGGCGTAGGAAGCTGATGTCAAACGGACAG GATCACGACATGAGCGGCAACTTTGACAGGGTGCAGCTACTGGCCGATAGTTCAGAAGACGAGTTCTAA